In the genome of Impatiens glandulifera chromosome 6, dImpGla2.1, whole genome shotgun sequence, the window agagtgccattcatttggcaaagaatcttgtttatcatggcaggacgaagcatatacaggttcgttatcatttcatccgatcagctttagaagatggagtattagctcttgaaaAGATgtccgggagtgagaatccagctaaTATGCTGACGAAAActatgacaaatgagaaactgaagttgtgtgcaacttcagttggtcttcttcgttaagacaccgaatggaaagccactaccgatcgagagatgatgaagttagtctccaagtgggagattgttgagttatggagcctacacttataataaactctacattgttaattaaatttattgggttttctttttggttttgggcttggacctgaccaaagttatttaggtttattacctgaatgtttaccctataaatatgtgattattaagggtttacattgtgtagacagaattctagagagataaagtgtgagtcaaaaactctgtattccttcttcttcatagtaaatatggtggtggctgaagtggatgtagctcaatttgagtgaaccactataaatctgtgtgttcttgtgttcttctttcttgtgtttttacagattgtttttgTTGGTGcggaaaatattataactaagaaaataggattttattgatagaatTCTTAAGTAGCTACAactcacttaattttgatatattgaaaAACTAATGAGTGATTCTCAATTTAAAGGAAAAAATGGAAGGATCTAGaactcaaattaaatacaatttatgaCACTAAACAATGCATCTATTGAGCTTCATCTTCCTTCacgcttcatcttcaacaattgAGCTTCACCATCACAATAAATGTTttccaagattattaattatttattatttttaacagcGCCTCTTAATTAGTAATCTTAAGTATCTTCTTGAATTTGTCGAACTTGTCAATCGTGACGGCTTTGGTCATGATATCTGCTGGCTGATCCTCCGTCTTGATAAACTTCATAGAAATTACTTCTTGAGTAACcaaatctcaaataaaatgATGTCGCAGTTCAATATGTTTGGACCGAGCATGAAAAACAGGATTCTTTGTCATTGCAATAGCTAACATATTGTCACAATGAATAATTGTCGGCTCACATTGGTCAAACTTCATATCCTTTAAAATTCTTTGAAGCCAAACAGCTTCATAAGCTGCATCAGTACATTCTATATACTCTGCTTCGGCTGATGACAATACCATAGATTTCTGCTTTCTTGAGCTCCATGATATTACATTTGATCCAAGACAAAAGATATAACCGGAGGTACTTTTTCGATCATCAATCGAGCCTGCCCAATCACTATTTGTATAACCAACCAACTTACATTCACTTTCCTTTTTGAATTCAATGCCTTGAGTTTTTGTGCCTTTAAGATATCTAAGGATTCTTTTTGCGGTTGCAAAATGAATTTGACTTGGCTCATTCAAAAATCTAGAAAGCAAGCTTACCGAATGTGTGATATCCGGTCTTGTGTTGAGATAGATTAAGGAACCAATCAACTTTCTATAACTAGTTGAGTCAGCTTTCTCACCATCGTCGTTAACTTGAAATTTTTCATTCAACGCCATAGGAGTGGAGAGGGGCTTGCATTGACTCATATTGAATTTCTTGAGCAGatcttcaaatatttttcttgagaTAGAAAGATTCTTCCTGGACTTTGCTTAACTTGTataccaagaaaatatttcatgagTCCCAAGTCTGTCATctcaaattatttcatcatttgattcttGAAGTCTGCCACCATAGCTTTGTTTGTTCCAAAATAGATGAGATCATCTACATATAAACATACAGTCAAGAAATCTTTATCAATAGTCTTCACATAGAGAGATGATTCACTTGTACTTCGATAAAAGCCTTTCTTGATGAAATAGCTATTGATTTTGCTGTTCCACGCTCAGGGTGCCTGCTTTAACCCATACAATGCCTTTTTTAGTCGATAaactttcttctctttttctttgatctcaaaaccttcgggctgctcaacatacacctcttcttgaatttttccatttaaaaaatctgattttacatcaagttgaaatatatttacCTCTAACTGAGCTGCAATGGCTACACAAGTACGGATTGTCTCCATTCTTGCAACAGGAGCATAAGTTTCTGAGAAGTCAACTCCCGGTTATTGAGAATAACCCTTTGCGACAAGTCGAGCTTTATGTTTTTGAATCAAACCATCCTCACTGTACTTTATTTTGTAGACCCATTTTAAAccaatagttttctttccatcTGGCAAGTCCACGAGTTCCCATGTTGAATTTTTCTCAATTGTAGATAACTCGTCCTTCATTGCTTTTTGCCAATATTCTTTTTGAGAAGCTTCTTGGAAGGATTGTGGCTCACAAGAAAATAATCCAAActcaatttcatcataaatgtCTTGAACCATTCGGGTCTTTCTTGGAGGACTATCTGAATCAGGTTCTGAGTCTTGTACAGAAAGTTGAGATGAGCTAGCTTGGGATGCAATTGGATCAGTAAATGGTTGTGATCCAAAGTCTTCAACTTCTTTCCCCTTCCAATTCCAAGTAGCtttttcatcgaaaacaacatctcgAGATACAATAATTTTGTTGGTCAATGGATTCATCAATCGATATCCCTTGGATTCATCACTGTAGCCAATGAACACAAGTTTTTTCCCTTTCTCTTCAAACTTCTTCCGACTTTGAGATGGGATTAGAGCATAAGCAATActcccaaatattttaaaatgatcaatgacGGGCTTTTTATCATACCAAGCTTCAAATGGAGTCTTATTTCTGACCGCTTTAGTTGGTGATcgattgagaatatatatagctGTGTGAACATCTTCGGCCCAATATAGATTTGGAATTCCCTTTCCTTTCAGCATGCTTCTCTCCGTCTCTACAATCGTACGGTTTTTTCGTTCAGCTAcgccgttttgctgtggagatCTACTGACGGTTAATTGTCTTTTGATACCATTATCTTTGCAATATTCTGTAAAGGAATTTGAGAGATATTCTCCTCCACGATCAGTTCTCAAGCACTTCATAATATGACCACTTTTCTTTTCAACTAGAGACTTGAATCgtatgaaaatagaaaatgctTCGGACTTTTGATTAAGGAAATAAATCCACATCATTCTTGTATAGTCATCAACAAAGAGAATGAAATACCTCTTATCTCCAGGAGTAGGAGTTTGCATCGGGCCACATATATCAGaatgaacaagttcaagtggttCTTTTGCTCGCCATGTAGTTTTGGGAAATGGGAGCTTGTGCATCTTTCCATAAATACAACCTTCACATATATCATTAATCACTTGAATAGAAGGAAGTCCAACCACCATGTTTTTCTCTTTTAGCATTTGAAGTCCCCGTTGATTTAGATGACCATATCAAAGATGCCAAAGCTTAGACAAATCTTCGTTTTCCACTTTTAATGCACAATCATTTTTCAATGGAAACGTGAGagaaaaagtcttatctttcATTTCGACAGTTGCCACAACCACATTCAtctttttgtcaaatattttgcaTCTTCCATCATCAAAATATACCGAGAAGTCCTTCTTAATAAGTTGTCCAATACTAAGaagattatatgaaatattagggACATAAAGAATATCTGTGATACGCTTTTTATTACCTCCCGAAGTTGGAACAACAATGGTTCCTTTTCCTTTCGCATCTTGATAAGAACCATCTCCAAGAACAACGATTGAAGTAATGTCTGAGTTGAGCTCCACAAACATATCTTTATTACTGGTCATATGGTTGCTAGcaccgctatcaagataccattgACTTTTTGACTTCTCTTCACCATTTAGAGAAACAAACATAACGTCATAATCTTCTTTCACAAATTTtgcatcatcttctttcttctcatGATTTTGAAATCGACAATCCCTTTGAGAATGATTAGGGATTTTGCATCTTTTGCATTTGAAATAACAATCTTTTGACTCATGATTTGATTTCTTGCGAATGATACAGGAATAAGAATCACTCGATTGTTGTGGTGCTTTGCCTTTCCAACCGAATGTCTTCTCATTTTTCTTACCAAATTTGTTGTGATGACTTCTTGAATACGCTTCTGGTACTTGCTTGGATTTGAAAGCTTGATCAGTTGATGGAGTACAATAGCGATTAATTCTTTGCTCATCTGCTAGAAGAGATCCAGTCAACTCATATATTGTCATCTTGGACAAATCTTTTGATTCTTCAATCGCAGCAGCAACATGATCGAACTTTTGAGGAAGGCTTCGAAGAACCTTTTCAACaaattttttgtctttgatttcatctccgctgatttttatttgattgacaatAGTAGAAACACGAGAAGAAAAATCTTGTACCTTTTCTCGATCCTCCATCTTTAGATTGTCAAAATCTTTCCATAAGGCTTGGAGTTTTAATGCGATCGTTTTCTCCGTACCTTGAAATTCCTGTTTCAATATCACCCAAGCATCTTGAGCCTTTTTTACTCCAAAAATACGATGGAATATGGTTTTCCCAACTCCTTGTTAAATATAGCGCAAAACTAATGCATCTCGTTTTTTGAGGTCCTTTTCAAATTTCGCGTATCCTTCGTCATCTTCATCGGGCACATCGAGTTCTTCTTCATCTATCATATCCCAAAGATCTAGGGATATG includes:
- the LOC124942989 gene encoding secreted RxLR effector protein 161-like; the encoded protein is MSQCKPLSTPMALNEKFQVNDDGEKADSTSYRKLIGSLIYLNTRPDITHSVSLLSRFLNEPSQIHFATAKRILRYLKGTKTQGIEFKKESECKLVGYTNSDWAGSIDDRKSTSGYIFCLGSNVISWSSRKQKSMVLSSAEAEYIECTDAAYEAVWLQRILKDMKFDQCEPTIIHCDNMLAIAMTKNPVFHARSKHIELRHHFI